A portion of the Hymenobacter gelipurpurascens genome contains these proteins:
- a CDS encoding efflux RND transporter permease subunit, translated as MWRNLALFVIKNRRLLIGLLAVITVFMAWEARKVQMTYDFAQVVSPDDPDMVYFQKFKRTFGEDGNVLVLGMQDSSVYKLGNFNELRTLTDTLSKVEGVNGVLGVTRLPRLVKDTASQTFRAEPIFRNFPSTQQELDSLMRVVNAQEFYKGQLISPTTGATLLALTMDPKYLNSSRREAVMQEILGHAEHFQKKTGIKMHYAGLPYVRATMTTKVASEMKLFVGLTIVMMAVTLLMFFRTWSAVVFPLLIVMIVVTWCIGSMVLLGYKINLLTGLIPSIIIVIGIPNCTYLLSRYHYDYRKSGNQVLAMARVVRKIGLVTLMNNTTTAIGFVVFCFTNIAILYQFGLVATLNIFVAFAVSFILMPIIFTILPPPTPKQLEHLEAKPLTKLLEFFDYLVLERRTTVYLTALVLIILASFGVTKVKSVSYMVDDLPKDSSVNSDLKFFEQHFNGVMPLEMVVDTGKPKGLLKLKNLERIDRLENFLRTQPVLTTPVSVVTFLKASTQAFYNGAPEYYRLPDNSEKNYIFSYLAHSQSTKGNEGQLTSKLLRSFTDSTMQRARISLKIADVGSHNLDTLINNRIKPEINKIFNGTGIDVKLTGTTIIFTKGNEYLIGTLKESLVIAFVLVGLVVLILFRSIRAVFFTLLPNFFTLLLTGGIMGYFGIPLKPSTALIFSIALGIDGDNSIHLLAKFRQEMAANGRRVKAAISTTLSEAGTSMIYTSIVLFLGFSVFAFSEFGGTKALGLLMSASLLITNFSNLILLPCLLVTFEHGKDEDVIDQSSIRHYDDNYHEEDDDLELNLNRIQVQPKLNG; from the coding sequence ATGTGGAGAAACCTCGCCCTGTTTGTCATTAAGAACCGCCGCTTGCTTATTGGGCTGCTGGCGGTCATTACGGTATTTATGGCGTGGGAAGCCCGCAAGGTGCAGATGACCTACGACTTCGCTCAGGTGGTGTCGCCCGACGACCCCGACATGGTGTACTTCCAGAAGTTCAAGCGGACTTTCGGCGAAGATGGCAACGTGCTGGTGCTAGGCATGCAGGACAGCTCCGTGTATAAGCTCGGCAATTTCAACGAGTTGCGCACCCTCACCGATACGCTCAGCAAGGTGGAAGGCGTGAATGGGGTGCTGGGCGTCACGCGCCTGCCGCGTTTGGTGAAGGATACCGCCTCTCAGACATTCCGGGCCGAGCCCATCTTCCGAAATTTCCCCAGTACGCAGCAAGAACTCGACTCTCTGATGCGGGTAGTAAATGCCCAGGAGTTCTACAAAGGCCAGCTGATTTCGCCCACTACGGGAGCCACCCTGCTGGCCCTTACCATGGATCCTAAGTACCTGAACTCCAGCCGGCGCGAAGCCGTGATGCAGGAGATTCTAGGCCACGCCGAGCACTTCCAGAAGAAGACCGGCATCAAGATGCACTACGCCGGTCTGCCCTATGTGCGGGCCACCATGACCACCAAAGTAGCCTCTGAAATGAAGCTCTTTGTAGGCCTCACCATCGTGATGATGGCCGTAACGCTGCTCATGTTCTTCCGAACGTGGTCGGCGGTGGTGTTCCCGCTGCTCATTGTCATGATCGTCGTGACGTGGTGCATCGGAAGCATGGTGCTGCTGGGCTACAAAATCAACCTGCTCACGGGCCTGATTCCTAGCATTATCATCGTAATTGGCATCCCGAACTGCACCTACCTACTCAGCCGATACCACTACGACTACCGTAAATCGGGTAACCAGGTGCTGGCTATGGCGCGGGTAGTGCGCAAGATTGGCTTGGTTACGCTGATGAATAACACCACCACGGCCATCGGTTTTGTGGTGTTCTGCTTTACCAACATTGCCATTCTGTACCAGTTCGGGCTGGTGGCTACCCTCAATATTTTCGTGGCGTTTGCGGTGTCGTTCATCCTGATGCCCATCATCTTCACGATTCTGCCTCCGCCCACGCCCAAGCAACTGGAGCACCTCGAAGCCAAGCCCCTGACCAAGCTGCTAGAGTTCTTCGATTACTTGGTGCTGGAGCGCCGCACTACCGTTTATCTGACGGCATTGGTGCTTATCATCCTGGCCTCCTTCGGGGTTACGAAGGTGAAATCGGTGTCGTATATGGTCGATGATCTTCCCAAAGATTCGTCGGTTAACTCCGATTTGAAGTTCTTCGAGCAGCACTTCAACGGTGTGATGCCGCTGGAAATGGTAGTAGATACCGGCAAGCCCAAAGGCCTGCTGAAACTCAAGAATCTGGAGCGCATTGACCGCCTAGAGAACTTCCTGCGCACCCAGCCGGTACTTACCACGCCAGTGAGCGTAGTTACGTTCCTGAAAGCCTCCACCCAGGCGTTCTACAACGGCGCTCCTGAGTATTACCGCCTCCCCGATAACTCCGAGAAGAACTACATCTTCAGCTATTTAGCCCACTCGCAGTCCACGAAGGGCAATGAGGGCCAGCTCACGAGCAAGCTGCTGCGCTCCTTCACGGATAGCACCATGCAGCGCGCCCGTATCTCCCTGAAGATTGCCGATGTAGGCTCGCATAACCTCGATACGCTCATCAACAACCGCATCAAGCCCGAAATCAACAAGATTTTCAACGGTACGGGCATTGATGTGAAGTTGACGGGCACGACCATTATCTTCACCAAAGGCAACGAATACCTCATCGGCACGCTCAAGGAAAGCCTGGTAATTGCCTTTGTGCTAGTGGGCCTAGTGGTCCTGATTTTGTTCCGCAGCATCCGGGCGGTATTCTTCACCCTGCTGCCCAACTTCTTCACGCTGCTGCTCACGGGCGGTATTATGGGCTACTTCGGCATTCCGCTGAAGCCCAGTACGGCCCTGATTTTCAGTATTGCCCTGGGTATTGATGGCGACAATTCCATTCACCTGCTGGCCAAGTTTCGGCAGGAAATGGCCGCCAACGGCCGCCGCGTGAAAGCCGCCATCAGTACCACGCTTTCGGAGGCGGGTACCAGCATGATTTACACCAGCATTGTGCTCTTTTTGGGCTTCTCGGTGTTTGCCTTCTCGGAGTTTGGCGGCACGAAGGCCCTAGGCCTATTGATGTCGGCCAGCTTGCTGATAACCAACTTCTCCAACCTGATTCTGCTGCCCTGCTTGCTCGTTACCTTTGAGCACGGCAAGGACGAAGATGTCATCGACCAGTCCAGTATTCGTCATTACGATGATAACTACCACGAGGAGGATGACGACCTGGAACTGAACCTGAACCGCATTCAGGTACAGCCCAAGCTGAACGGGTAA
- the ileS gene encoding isoleucine--tRNA ligase, which translates to MNYPEYKQPLNYGQVGTDILAWWKQNGIFEKSVSTREGQPTFVFYEGPPSANGAPGIHHVMARTVKDIFCRYQTLLGKQVHRKGGWDTHGLPIELQVEKELGITKEDIGKKISIEEYNQRCRETVMRFKAQWDDLTEKMGYWVDLDDPYITFEPEYIESCWALLKKLYDKGLLYKGYTIQPYSPAAGTGLSSHELNQPGTYRDVKDTTIVAQFKVMRNEKSEVLFSNVKIDEVPLAALYGDSASEPDVYILAWTTTPWTLPANTGLAVGKNIPYVLVSTFNPYTYAPVRVVLAEALVGKYFSEKGKNASFEDFKPGDKVLPWRIENTFKGSDLVGINYERLFGQDKGFPAFEGEERAFRVIPGDFVTTEDGTGIVHISPTFGADDFRAAQQADVPALMVADDEGKLGPIVDRTGRYVQQMGEFGGRWVKNYDGHDQSGADYKTLDESIAIRMKGDGTAFKVEKYEHTYPHCWRTDKPVLYYPLDSWFIKTTAVKDRLIELNKTINWQPASTGTGRFGNWLENLVDWNLSRSRYWGTPLPIWRTQDGTEEICIGSVEQLKQEIDKAVAAEVMTHNLYANGEKMDLHRPYVDDIFLVSPSGLPMYRETDLIDVWFDSGAMPYAQWHYPLENKEKFEKNFPADFIAEGVDQTRGWFFTLHALAVMLEDSVAYKNVMANGLVLDKNGNKMSKRLGNAVDPFATISQFGPDATRWYMIANAQPWDNLKFDLAGITEVQRRFFGTLFNTYSFYALYANLDGFQAREFDRVPYTELSELDRWILSKLQSLIVEVRGYYDGYDPTKAARAIQDFVTDQLSNWHVRLSRRRFWKGELSTDKRAAYETLQECLVVVSQLMAPIAPFFAEWLYKNMTDGMREEAVAKNTPLAPESVHLTLLVQADETRIDKALEERMELAQRISSLTHSLRKKSVLKVRQPLQRILVPVFNESTREQVGKVEDLICAEVNVKHVEFLDDTSGVLVKSVKPNFKRLGQQYGAKLKAVGARIQQMTPEEISTLEKTGQLAVEVDGEALTLAPDDVEIRTQDLPGWLVATDGPLTVALDVTLTDELRQEGVARELVNRLQNLRKDSGLEVQDKIRVTLGHQPDLQAAVQSFGDYIREEVQALALNFAPDLNGGSVLEFDEYTVPVQLEVANS; encoded by the coding sequence ATGAACTACCCCGAATACAAGCAGCCGCTCAACTATGGCCAGGTCGGCACCGATATCCTGGCGTGGTGGAAGCAGAACGGCATCTTTGAGAAGAGCGTGAGCACCCGCGAGGGGCAGCCTACGTTCGTGTTTTATGAAGGTCCGCCTTCGGCCAACGGCGCCCCCGGCATTCACCACGTGATGGCCCGGACGGTGAAGGATATCTTCTGCCGCTACCAGACCTTGCTGGGCAAGCAAGTGCACCGCAAAGGCGGCTGGGACACGCACGGCCTGCCCATTGAGCTGCAGGTAGAAAAGGAGCTAGGCATCACAAAGGAGGATATCGGCAAAAAAATCAGCATTGAGGAGTACAACCAGCGCTGCCGCGAAACCGTGATGCGCTTCAAAGCCCAGTGGGACGACCTCACTGAGAAAATGGGCTATTGGGTTGACCTCGACGACCCTTATATCACCTTCGAGCCCGAGTACATCGAGAGCTGCTGGGCCCTGCTCAAGAAGCTCTACGACAAGGGCTTGCTCTACAAAGGCTACACCATTCAGCCTTACTCGCCAGCCGCCGGAACTGGCCTAAGCTCGCACGAGCTAAACCAGCCCGGTACCTACCGCGATGTAAAGGACACGACCATCGTGGCCCAGTTCAAGGTAATGCGCAACGAGAAATCGGAGGTGCTGTTCAGCAATGTCAAGATAGACGAGGTGCCGCTGGCGGCCTTGTATGGCGATAGTGCGTCGGAGCCGGATGTGTACATCCTGGCCTGGACGACTACGCCCTGGACGTTGCCGGCCAACACTGGCCTAGCCGTTGGTAAAAACATCCCGTACGTGCTGGTGAGCACCTTCAACCCCTACACCTACGCCCCCGTTCGGGTGGTGCTGGCGGAGGCGTTGGTAGGAAAGTACTTCTCGGAGAAAGGCAAAAACGCTTCGTTTGAAGACTTCAAGCCCGGCGACAAAGTACTGCCCTGGCGCATCGAGAATACTTTTAAAGGCTCCGACCTAGTAGGCATCAATTACGAGCGCCTGTTCGGTCAGGATAAAGGCTTTCCGGCTTTCGAGGGTGAGGAGCGCGCATTCCGTGTGATTCCTGGCGACTTCGTGACCACCGAGGATGGTACCGGCATCGTGCACATCTCGCCCACATTTGGCGCCGACGACTTCCGGGCCGCTCAGCAGGCTGATGTGCCCGCGCTGATGGTAGCCGACGATGAGGGCAAGCTAGGCCCCATCGTGGACCGTACTGGCCGCTACGTGCAGCAAATGGGCGAATTTGGGGGCCGTTGGGTGAAAAACTATGATGGCCACGACCAGAGCGGTGCCGACTACAAAACCCTTGACGAGAGCATTGCCATCCGCATGAAAGGCGACGGCACGGCCTTCAAAGTGGAGAAGTACGAGCACACCTACCCGCACTGCTGGCGCACCGATAAGCCTGTGCTCTACTACCCCCTGGACTCTTGGTTTATCAAGACCACGGCGGTGAAAGACCGGCTCATCGAACTCAACAAAACCATCAACTGGCAGCCCGCCAGCACTGGCACCGGCCGCTTTGGCAACTGGCTCGAAAACCTGGTAGACTGGAACCTGAGCCGCTCGCGCTACTGGGGCACGCCCCTACCCATCTGGCGCACCCAGGATGGCACGGAGGAAATCTGCATTGGCTCTGTAGAGCAGCTAAAGCAGGAGATTGACAAGGCTGTAGCGGCTGAAGTCATGACCCATAACCTCTACGCCAACGGGGAGAAAATGGACTTGCACCGCCCCTACGTGGACGATATCTTCCTAGTATCGCCCTCCGGCCTGCCCATGTACCGCGAAACCGACCTCATTGACGTGTGGTTTGATAGCGGCGCCATGCCCTACGCCCAGTGGCACTACCCGCTGGAGAACAAGGAGAAGTTCGAGAAGAACTTCCCGGCTGATTTCATTGCTGAAGGCGTAGATCAGACCCGCGGCTGGTTCTTTACCCTGCACGCCCTGGCTGTAATGCTGGAGGACTCCGTGGCCTACAAGAACGTGATGGCCAATGGCTTGGTGCTGGACAAAAACGGCAACAAGATGAGCAAGCGCCTCGGCAACGCCGTGGATCCGTTTGCTACCATCAGCCAGTTTGGCCCCGACGCTACACGCTGGTACATGATTGCCAACGCCCAGCCCTGGGACAACCTCAAGTTTGACCTCGCCGGCATTACGGAGGTGCAGCGCCGCTTCTTCGGCACCCTGTTCAATACCTACTCGTTCTACGCCCTCTACGCTAACCTCGACGGCTTCCAGGCTCGCGAGTTTGACCGTGTGCCGTACACGGAGCTAAGCGAGCTGGACCGCTGGATTCTAAGCAAGCTGCAGTCGCTGATTGTGGAAGTGCGCGGCTACTACGATGGCTACGACCCCACGAAAGCTGCTCGCGCCATCCAGGATTTCGTGACTGATCAGCTCTCCAACTGGCACGTGCGCCTCTCGCGCCGCCGTTTCTGGAAAGGCGAGCTTAGCACTGATAAGCGCGCCGCTTACGAAACCCTGCAGGAATGCTTGGTGGTGGTTTCGCAGCTCATGGCTCCTATTGCGCCCTTCTTCGCAGAATGGCTGTACAAGAACATGACCGACGGCATGCGCGAGGAAGCGGTGGCTAAAAACACGCCGCTGGCCCCTGAATCGGTGCACCTCACACTGTTGGTGCAGGCCGATGAAACCCGCATCGATAAGGCTCTGGAGGAGCGGATGGAGCTAGCCCAGCGCATCTCCTCGCTCACGCACTCCCTGCGGAAGAAGTCGGTGCTGAAGGTGCGCCAGCCCCTGCAGCGCATTCTGGTGCCGGTGTTCAACGAGAGCACGCGCGAGCAAGTAGGCAAGGTAGAAGACCTAATCTGCGCCGAGGTGAACGTGAAGCACGTGGAGTTCCTCGACGATACCAGCGGCGTGTTGGTGAAGTCGGTGAAGCCTAACTTCAAGCGCCTAGGTCAGCAGTACGGTGCCAAACTGAAGGCCGTAGGTGCCCGCATTCAGCAGATGACGCCGGAGGAAATCAGCACGCTCGAAAAGACTGGTCAACTGGCTGTAGAAGTAGATGGCGAAGCCCTTACGCTGGCTCCCGACGACGTGGAAATCCGTACCCAAGACCTGCCCGGCTGGCTCGTTGCAACTGACGGCCCCCTGACAGTAGCCCTCGACGTGACCCTGACCGACGAGCTACGCCAGGAAGGCGTGGCCCGCGAGTTGGTGAACCGCCTCCAGAACCTGCGCAAAGACAGCGGCCTGGAAGTGCAGGACAAAATCCGCGTGACGCTAGGCCACCAGCCCGATCTACAAGCCGCCGTGCAGTCCTTCGGCGACTACATCCGCGAAGAAGTGCAGGCCCTAGCCCTGAATTTCGCCCCGGACCTGAACGGTGGTTCTGTCTTGGAGTTCGACGAGTACACCGTGCCCGTGCAGTTGGAAGTAGCCAACAGCTAG
- a CDS encoding lipoprotein signal peptidase has product MKYWKYYLVALLVILIDQLSKWAVHTYMDRFDEIHLIGDWFKLHYTLNPGMAFGVELPPPYGKILLTSFRLVAVTGIAYYIYKLWQRHAPKGLITCVSLILGGAIGNLIDSIFYGIIYDNAPITAPTPWFHGQVIDMLYVDIYEGILPASWPLVGGSHLSLWPIFNIADSAIFVGVALILIFQNRFFAHHEDDAHPVAADDTAAAQAHHDAEASEVA; this is encoded by the coding sequence ATGAAGTATTGGAAGTATTACCTGGTGGCCTTGCTGGTCATCCTCATTGATCAGCTCTCGAAGTGGGCGGTGCACACCTACATGGACCGTTTCGACGAGATTCATCTCATCGGCGACTGGTTTAAGCTGCATTACACCCTAAATCCTGGCATGGCTTTCGGGGTAGAACTGCCGCCTCCCTACGGTAAAATTCTCCTTACCAGCTTTCGATTGGTGGCCGTAACGGGCATCGCCTATTACATCTACAAGCTCTGGCAGCGCCACGCCCCGAAAGGCCTTATCACCTGCGTTTCCTTGATTCTGGGCGGTGCCATCGGTAACCTGATCGACTCCATTTTCTACGGCATCATCTACGATAATGCCCCCATCACGGCGCCCACGCCCTGGTTTCACGGGCAGGTGATTGACATGCTCTATGTGGATATCTACGAAGGCATCTTGCCCGCTTCCTGGCCCCTGGTAGGTGGCTCCCACCTCTCGCTGTGGCCCATTTTCAACATTGCCGACTCCGCCATCTTCGTAGGCGTGGCCCTCATTTTGATCTTCCAGAACCGCTTTTTTGCGCACCACGAAGATGATGCCCACCCCGTAGCCGCCGACGATACCGCCGCAGCCCAAGCCCACCACGACGCGGAAGCCTCAGAAGTGGCCTAG
- a CDS encoding aldo/keto reductase yields MQYRKLGKTGFEVSEISLGTWQVGGKWGDPFSHETADAILNKAVDSGINFIDTADVYGDGQSEKAVGRLVRNRSERVYVATKCGRQLQPHVNEAYQPEAIRKFVEASLRNMQLETLDLIQLHCPPTEVYYRPEIFEVFDRLKEEGKILNLGVSVEKVEEGLKALTFSNVTTIQLIFNMFRQRPTELLFSEAKRHEVGLIVRVPLASGLLTGKFSPQTTFSPDDHRQFNRDGAAFDKGETFAGVDYETGLAAVEELKKVFPGQPNLAPIALRWVLMFDEVSCVIPGASKPSQLESNLNAAEIPALSGEQMDAVRSIYEQRIKPLVHNLW; encoded by the coding sequence ATGCAGTACCGCAAACTGGGCAAAACCGGCTTCGAGGTTTCCGAAATTAGCTTGGGCACTTGGCAGGTAGGTGGCAAATGGGGCGACCCATTCAGCCACGAAACTGCCGACGCCATCCTCAACAAAGCCGTGGATAGCGGCATCAACTTCATTGACACCGCCGACGTGTACGGCGACGGGCAGAGCGAAAAGGCCGTGGGCCGCCTCGTGCGCAACCGCTCCGAGCGCGTGTACGTGGCCACCAAGTGCGGCCGGCAGCTGCAGCCTCACGTGAATGAGGCCTATCAGCCCGAGGCAATCCGCAAGTTTGTGGAGGCCAGCCTGCGCAACATGCAGCTGGAAACCCTGGACCTGATTCAACTGCACTGCCCACCCACGGAGGTGTACTACCGCCCCGAAATCTTCGAGGTATTCGACCGACTCAAGGAGGAAGGCAAGATCCTGAACCTGGGCGTGAGCGTGGAGAAGGTGGAAGAAGGCCTCAAAGCCCTCACGTTTTCCAACGTCACCACCATTCAGCTTATCTTCAACATGTTCCGGCAGCGGCCCACAGAGCTGCTGTTTAGTGAGGCCAAGCGCCACGAGGTAGGCCTGATTGTGCGCGTGCCGCTGGCCAGTGGTCTGCTCACCGGCAAGTTCTCGCCCCAAACCACATTCTCCCCCGACGACCACCGCCAGTTCAACCGCGACGGCGCGGCCTTCGACAAAGGCGAAACCTTCGCAGGCGTCGACTACGAGACTGGCTTAGCGGCCGTGGAAGAGCTGAAAAAGGTGTTCCCTGGTCAGCCCAATCTCGCTCCTATTGCCCTACGCTGGGTACTGATGTTTGACGAAGTAAGCTGCGTAATTCCCGGCGCTTCCAAGCCCAGTCAGCTGGAGTCAAACCTCAACGCCGCAGAGATACCCGCGCTATCAGGTGAGCAAATGGACGCCGTACGCAGCATCTACGAGCAACGCATTAAGCCGCTGGTGCATAACCTGTGGTAA